The following proteins are co-located in the Heliorestis convoluta genome:
- a CDS encoding DNA polymerase domain-containing protein: protein MYSRQSKKSITYCLVKDWIDLLYLINLGCIELHPWLSQSPQLHVPSYMVFDLDPHESQSFETVVEVAWLVKEALDSFGLTSYPKTSGRSGLHIYVPLKPQYSYDTARQCAIVLARFIEKIDCRVTLERSIERRGQALYLDCWQIGKGKTLASIYSPRPLPGAPVSTPLAWSEVKSNVDPQAFNLTSVVDRVKQKGDLFASLLTEENDLTALLELL from the coding sequence ATCTACTCCCGTCAGAGTAAGAAGTCCATTACCTATTGTCTCGTAAAAGACTGGATTGACTTACTTTACCTAATCAACCTCGGCTGCATCGAACTTCATCCCTGGCTTTCACAAAGTCCACAGCTCCATGTACCCTCTTATATGGTCTTCGACCTCGATCCCCATGAGAGCCAGTCATTTGAGACCGTCGTAGAAGTTGCCTGGCTCGTCAAAGAAGCTTTAGATAGTTTTGGACTGACTTCGTACCCCAAAACATCGGGACGATCGGGCTTGCATATCTATGTGCCCCTTAAGCCCCAGTATAGCTATGATACAGCAAGGCAATGCGCTATCGTCTTAGCCCGATTTATAGAAAAGATAGACTGCCGCGTTACCCTAGAGCGCTCGATTGAAAGAAGAGGACAAGCTCTCTATCTCGATTGCTGGCAGATAGGAAAGGGAAAAACCTTGGCTTCTATCTACAGTCCTCGACCCCTTCCTGGTGCACCTGTCTCAACACCATTAGCGTGGTCAGAAGTGAAAAGCAATGTAGATCCACAAGCTTTCAATCTAACCTCGGTCGTAGATAGAGTAAAGCAAAAAGGCGATCTTTTTGCATCTCTTTTGACAGAAGAAAATGACTTGACGGCTTTGTTGGAGCTTTTGTAG
- a CDS encoding copper amine oxidase N-terminal domain-containing protein: protein MKKWTLTAFITSALFMGAVVAASAFSPIKIFVNGEEIQSDVAPQIVEGRTLVPVRAIAEALQADVEWDGETSTVYISTESAEAAAQAALRSQLRQDFSQWQRLSSAAFGEVLEKIDALEELTVEEQATALEEIQTMIDEEIIAQASSYRTPPRHSKVNQDFLESVFQVRSGSALLSLALEEKQNNNATAAEALMAAADDFIQQKEKANRFMNMSCMECHSPPQAQPLPLPVEVTEESSNE, encoded by the coding sequence ATGAAAAAATGGACTCTAACGGCCTTCATTACGTCGGCACTTTTTATGGGTGCTGTTGTAGCGGCTAGTGCTTTTAGTCCTATCAAGATTTTCGTTAATGGAGAAGAGATTCAGTCTGATGTGGCACCACAAATTGTAGAAGGTCGTACACTTGTGCCAGTTCGTGCGATTGCTGAAGCTTTGCAAGCTGATGTAGAGTGGGATGGAGAGACTTCAACTGTATACATAAGCACAGAATCTGCCGAAGCGGCTGCCCAGGCTGCGCTTCGTAGTCAGTTACGACAAGATTTTTCACAGTGGCAAAGACTTTCTAGTGCAGCTTTTGGTGAAGTATTAGAAAAAATTGATGCTTTAGAAGAATTAACAGTAGAAGAACAAGCAACTGCATTAGAAGAAATTCAGACGATGATTGATGAAGAAATCATTGCCCAAGCTTCCTCTTATCGAACGCCACCAAGACATAGCAAGGTTAATCAGGACTTCTTAGAGAGCGTCTTCCAAGTACGTTCAGGAAGTGCATTGCTTTCTCTAGCTCTTGAGGAAAAGCAAAACAACAATGCTACAGCTGCAGAAGCTTTAATGGCTGCTGCTGATGACTTTATCCAGCAAAAAGAGAAAGCCAATCGCTTTATGAATATGAGCTGTATGGAATGCCACAGCCCCCCACAGGCCCAACCATTGCCTTTGCCTGTAGAAGTGACTGAAGAGAGTTCCAACGAATAA
- a CDS encoding phosphoribosylformylglycinamidine synthase: protein MTQDVRRIYVEKKEGFDVEARSLYSDLKENLAIQGLDGLRIVHRYDIAGMTDEEYREARNTIFSEPPVDRVYDEVFPVEEGDHLFAWEYLPGQYDQRADSAAQSVQLLTQKERPLIVTAPVIVLRGSLTEEQINKIKSYLINPVEAREAALEKPETLTVRAEVPADVAILHGFTQKSEEELQAWMDETGLAMNIEDLIFCQAYFRDEEKRDPSITEIKVIDTYWSDHCRHTTFLTKIEDVTIEEGLFAEPIQKAYEEYVASRNFVYEEKVNERDECLMDIAVLAMKELRKKGLLSDLDVSDEINACSIVVPVDVDGQTEDWLVMFKNETHNHPTEIEPFGGAATCLGGAIRDPLSGRSYVYQAMRVTGSGDPRRKVEETLPGKLPQRKITIGAAAGYSSYGNQIGLATGQVAELYHEGFVAKRMEIGAVMAAAPKENVVRKKPVAGDLIVLVGGRTGRDGCGGATGSSKEHTEDSLFTCGAEVQKGNPPTERKIQRLFRNAQVSKMIKKCNDFGAGGVSVAIGELTEGLHINLDAVPRKYEGLDGTELAISESQERMAVVIAPENVEAFQRFAQEENLEAIVVATVTDEQRLKMFWRGQAIVDVSRQFLDTNGVQQKTEVVVEAPEEQENYFQSIPSKVKETLPDLKEAWLTNLEDLNVCSQKGLVERFDSTIGAGSVLLPFGGRNQVTPAEGMVAKIPLLSGETKTATAMTFGYDPHLASWSPFHGAFYAVVEAVARVVALGGDYRKIRLTLQEYFEKLGQDARKWGKPFSALLGAHAVQKALQIPAIGGKDSMSGTFKDLHVPPTLVAFAVNVLNADKVVSPEFKKFGSTVVLLPLPKDGKALPCLDQLERNYQKVYELVQKGQVLAAQTVRFGGIAAAVSKMAFGNTIGFSFDEAIEEHRLFSADYGSLLLEIPSSVDLAAAFGTVAYEVLGMTVEEPAIRINGVNISLEEAQQRWESPLEKIFPSKVEAPGEAKEILFDGATKGLERSKSTLALAKPRVFIPVFPGTNCEYDTAKAFEKAGAQADCLVIRNLTAADVEESIEAMVAAIEKAQIIMIPGGFSAGDEPEGSGKFIATFFRNPRVKEAVTQLLEQRDGLMIGICNGFQALIKLGLLPYGEIREITEDSPTLTFNTIGRHISSMVTTKVVSNLSPWLQETALGDIHSIAMSHGEGRFVASDALLQQLIEKGQIATQYVDDQGKPTMAMPYNPNGSVCAVEGITSPDGRILGKMGHSERIGNHVAINIPGEKDQKIFQAGVNYFK, encoded by the coding sequence ATGACACAAGATGTGAGACGAATTTATGTTGAGAAAAAAGAAGGTTTTGATGTTGAAGCTCGAAGTCTCTATAGCGATTTGAAAGAGAATTTGGCTATACAAGGCTTAGACGGCTTGCGCATTGTTCATCGTTACGATATAGCAGGTATGACTGATGAGGAGTACAGAGAAGCTCGCAATACGATTTTTTCTGAGCCTCCTGTAGACCGTGTCTATGATGAAGTTTTTCCAGTGGAAGAAGGAGACCATCTCTTTGCTTGGGAATACTTGCCGGGGCAATACGATCAAAGAGCCGACTCAGCCGCGCAGTCTGTTCAGCTTTTAACGCAAAAAGAAAGGCCTCTTATTGTAACAGCGCCTGTGATTGTACTCCGCGGCTCCCTTACAGAAGAGCAAATCAATAAGATTAAGTCTTATCTTATTAATCCCGTAGAAGCAAGAGAAGCTGCTTTAGAAAAGCCTGAGACTTTAACGGTAAGGGCAGAGGTACCGGCTGATGTGGCCATTTTGCATGGCTTTACTCAGAAGTCAGAAGAAGAGTTACAAGCTTGGATGGACGAAACCGGTTTGGCGATGAATATAGAAGATCTGATCTTTTGTCAAGCCTATTTCCGAGATGAAGAAAAGCGCGATCCCTCGATTACGGAAATTAAAGTAATTGATACTTATTGGTCCGATCACTGTCGTCATACTACTTTTTTAACAAAAATTGAGGATGTAACCATCGAAGAAGGTCTTTTTGCAGAACCGATTCAAAAAGCCTATGAAGAATATGTGGCATCTCGTAACTTTGTCTATGAAGAGAAAGTGAACGAACGAGATGAATGCTTGATGGATATTGCTGTACTGGCCATGAAGGAACTACGTAAAAAAGGGTTGCTCAGCGATTTAGATGTTTCCGATGAGATTAACGCTTGCAGCATTGTAGTCCCTGTTGATGTGGATGGTCAGACTGAAGACTGGCTTGTTATGTTCAAAAATGAGACGCACAACCATCCTACTGAAATTGAGCCCTTTGGTGGTGCTGCTACTTGTCTCGGAGGTGCCATTCGCGATCCTTTGTCGGGACGCTCTTATGTCTATCAAGCCATGCGTGTAACAGGCAGTGGCGATCCTCGACGCAAGGTGGAAGAAACCTTGCCTGGTAAATTGCCACAACGAAAGATTACCATTGGTGCTGCTGCTGGTTATAGTTCTTATGGTAACCAGATTGGCCTAGCAACAGGGCAAGTTGCTGAACTATATCATGAAGGTTTTGTGGCCAAAAGAATGGAGATTGGCGCTGTTATGGCGGCAGCTCCGAAAGAGAATGTGGTTCGGAAAAAGCCTGTCGCCGGTGATTTGATTGTGCTTGTTGGTGGTCGCACCGGTCGCGATGGCTGCGGTGGCGCTACCGGCTCGTCCAAAGAGCACACAGAAGACTCTCTCTTTACTTGTGGCGCCGAAGTGCAAAAAGGCAATCCTCCTACAGAACGAAAGATTCAAAGGCTTTTCCGCAATGCCCAAGTAAGCAAAATGATCAAAAAGTGTAATGACTTTGGTGCCGGCGGTGTTTCAGTGGCCATTGGTGAGCTTACCGAAGGATTGCATATTAATTTAGACGCAGTGCCTCGTAAATACGAAGGTTTGGATGGTACTGAACTGGCCATTTCGGAGTCACAAGAGCGGATGGCTGTCGTCATTGCACCAGAAAACGTGGAAGCCTTCCAGCGCTTTGCGCAAGAAGAAAATTTAGAAGCCATTGTTGTTGCGACCGTAACGGATGAGCAAAGATTGAAAATGTTTTGGCGTGGACAAGCCATTGTTGATGTAAGTCGTCAATTTCTTGATACCAACGGTGTGCAACAAAAGACAGAAGTGGTTGTAGAAGCACCGGAAGAGCAGGAAAACTACTTCCAAAGCATCCCGTCCAAAGTGAAAGAAACCTTACCTGATCTAAAGGAAGCCTGGTTAACGAACTTAGAAGACTTAAACGTTTGCAGTCAAAAAGGTCTTGTGGAGCGCTTTGACAGCACCATTGGCGCTGGATCTGTTCTACTGCCTTTTGGTGGACGCAATCAAGTCACGCCGGCAGAAGGCATGGTAGCAAAAATTCCTCTTCTTTCGGGAGAGACGAAAACAGCGACAGCCATGACCTTTGGTTACGACCCCCATCTTGCTTCTTGGAGTCCCTTCCACGGTGCATTTTATGCCGTAGTCGAAGCGGTTGCTCGTGTTGTAGCACTTGGTGGAGACTATCGCAAGATTCGCCTTACTTTACAGGAATACTTTGAGAAGCTTGGGCAAGATGCGCGCAAGTGGGGCAAACCTTTTAGCGCTCTTTTAGGTGCTCATGCGGTTCAGAAAGCGCTACAAATTCCCGCGATTGGCGGCAAAGACAGCATGTCTGGTACCTTTAAAGATTTGCATGTTCCGCCAACGCTCGTTGCTTTTGCTGTAAATGTACTCAACGCCGACAAAGTGGTTTCACCAGAATTCAAAAAGTTTGGTAGTACTGTTGTGCTTTTGCCTTTGCCAAAGGATGGTAAGGCTTTGCCTTGTCTCGACCAACTGGAACGGAATTATCAAAAAGTTTATGAACTGGTGCAAAAAGGCCAGGTTCTTGCTGCCCAGACAGTCCGATTCGGTGGTATTGCAGCCGCTGTAAGCAAAATGGCTTTTGGTAATACCATTGGCTTCTCTTTTGACGAGGCTATAGAAGAACATCGTCTTTTCAGTGCTGATTACGGTTCTTTACTTCTAGAAATTCCATCCTCTGTTGATCTAGCTGCAGCCTTTGGTACTGTCGCTTATGAAGTACTCGGAATGACAGTTGAAGAGCCAGCTATTCGGATCAACGGTGTGAACATTTCTCTGGAAGAGGCGCAACAACGCTGGGAAAGTCCCCTTGAAAAAATCTTCCCTAGCAAAGTAGAAGCGCCTGGTGAAGCCAAGGAGATACTTTTTGACGGTGCGACCAAGGGCTTAGAAAGAAGCAAAAGCACTTTAGCCCTAGCCAAACCAAGAGTCTTTATTCCTGTCTTTCCTGGTACCAATTGTGAATACGATACGGCTAAAGCTTTCGAAAAGGCCGGTGCGCAGGCCGATTGCTTGGTGATTCGAAATCTGACAGCTGCTGATGTAGAAGAGTCTATTGAAGCGATGGTGGCAGCCATTGAAAAAGCACAAATCATTATGATTCCTGGTGGTTTTAGTGCTGGTGATGAGCCGGAAGGTTCTGGCAAGTTTATTGCTACCTTCTTCCGCAATCCAAGGGTCAAAGAAGCAGTGACCCAGCTCTTAGAGCAAAGAGACGGCTTGATGATTGGGATCTGCAATGGCTTCCAGGCTTTGATTAAGTTAGGTCTTCTCCCTTATGGTGAGATTCGAGAGATTACGGAAGATAGCCCGACTTTGACCTTTAATACCATCGGTCGACACATTTCTTCTATGGTTACTACGAAAGTTGTCTCGAATCTTTCCCCCTGGTTACAAGAGACAGCTCTCGGTGACATCCATAGTATTGCCATGTCTCATGGTGAAGGTCGCTTTGTAGCCAGCGATGCCCTACTGCAGCAGCTTATCGAGAAGGGTCAAATTGCTACACAGTATGTCGATGACCAGGGCAAGCCGACCATGGCCATGCCCTATAACCCTAACGGCTCTGTTTGTGCCGTAGAAGGCATCACAAGCCCTGATGGACGTATCCTCGGTAAGATGGGTCATTCAGAGCGCATTGGTAACCATGTGGCTATCAACATTCCTGGGGAAAAAGATCAAAAGATCTTCCAGGCCGGTGTGAACTACTTTAAGTAA
- a CDS encoding undecaprenyl-diphosphate phosphatase, whose amino-acid sequence MENLYVVALILAIVEGFTEFLPVSSTGHLILLGHLLGFDDEKAATFEIFIQLGAILSVLFLYKEKFIDMGQLFFKQGLKPPRHGFSVLHLLAALMPALLLGYLLHGLIKERLFSEETVIIGLVVGAVLLLVADRYSAKAKVDRFDDITLRQSFAVGLFQCLSLWPGFSRSGATISGGILVGLTPKVAAELSFIVAVPIMFAATGYDLLKSYHILTMADVPVFALGFVTAFFVAWLSIVWFLRFLENVGLAPFAYYRFILAAFYWIFFL is encoded by the coding sequence GTGGAAAATCTCTATGTAGTTGCCCTCATACTGGCGATTGTAGAGGGTTTTACAGAGTTTTTACCGGTTTCGTCGACAGGACACTTAATTTTGTTAGGTCACTTGCTTGGATTCGATGATGAAAAAGCAGCTACTTTTGAGATTTTTATACAGTTAGGCGCCATACTATCAGTTCTTTTCCTTTACAAGGAAAAATTTATTGATATGGGTCAGCTTTTTTTCAAGCAAGGCTTAAAACCACCTCGCCATGGGTTTTCTGTATTGCATTTGCTTGCAGCCTTAATGCCGGCGTTGTTACTGGGCTATCTATTGCATGGTCTTATTAAAGAACGGCTCTTTTCTGAGGAAACGGTTATCATTGGACTTGTTGTCGGTGCTGTCTTGTTGCTTGTGGCCGATCGTTATTCGGCCAAAGCAAAGGTTGATAGGTTTGATGACATTACGCTTCGACAATCTTTTGCTGTAGGTTTGTTTCAATGTTTATCCTTATGGCCTGGCTTTTCCCGTTCCGGAGCGACCATTTCAGGTGGCATTCTCGTAGGGTTAACACCCAAAGTGGCGGCGGAGCTTTCTTTTATTGTAGCTGTACCGATTATGTTTGCTGCAACAGGCTATGATTTGCTCAAATCTTACCACATCTTAACAATGGCGGATGTTCCTGTCTTTGCCCTTGGTTTTGTAACAGCCTTTTTTGTGGCCTGGCTATCGATTGTCTGGTTTTTGCGGTTCTTGGAAAACGTAGGCTTGGCGCCTTTTGCCTATTATCGATTTATCCTGGCTGCTTTCTACTGGATATTTTTCTTGTAG
- a CDS encoding DUF4870 domain-containing protein, translating into MNLSIDPITNPSKDERMWAMLCHISSFLGYLLPLVGQIVPPLIIWLLKRESMPFVDDQGKEALNFQISLLLYTFIAGILVVIAIGIPFLIIIPIAHFILTIIAAIRSNEGIRYRYPLTIRLIR; encoded by the coding sequence GTGAATCTCAGTATAGATCCTATAACGAATCCTTCGAAAGATGAACGTATGTGGGCTATGTTGTGTCATATATCATCTTTTCTTGGCTATCTTTTACCCCTTGTTGGACAGATTGTTCCACCTTTGATCATCTGGTTGCTCAAAAGGGAGTCTATGCCTTTTGTTGACGATCAAGGAAAAGAAGCGCTGAATTTTCAAATCAGCCTTTTACTATATACTTTTATAGCAGGCATATTAGTGGTGATTGCCATTGGAATCCCCTTTTTGATCATTATTCCAATTGCTCATTTCATTCTAACGATTATTGCGGCGATCCGATCGAATGAAGGAATTCGTTATCGTTACCCTTTGACAATTCGATTGATTCGCTAG
- a CDS encoding copper amine oxidase N-terminal domain-containing protein — MKQKKYIVLALLLFFSIMVVTSAIAAPPTVFINEVPLLSESPAVIENNRTLVPMRAIFEALGQTVTWNAEERSVTSGHIWLQIDNREARVGDKIIELDVAATIINDRTYVPLRFIAESLDKKVAWDGEQRRVDINCKPLEDSLIEFDLEKVFYEEGILKAEGIFYNRGNDTITKVNYIDIKIYMANKDGEQAVVADHRFENIPVQLKPGENVAYVFIFAGVPEYKDATSWGFDAYDLDYESTK, encoded by the coding sequence ATGAAGCAAAAAAAGTATATCGTTCTTGCCTTGTTACTGTTCTTCTCGATAATGGTCGTGACTTCTGCGATTGCGGCACCGCCTACTGTTTTTATTAATGAGGTTCCACTCCTTTCTGAGAGTCCTGCTGTGATTGAAAACAATCGAACGCTAGTGCCGATGCGTGCTATTTTTGAGGCTCTCGGTCAAACTGTTACATGGAATGCAGAAGAACGTTCCGTTACGTCAGGACATATATGGTTACAAATCGATAATCGAGAAGCGAGAGTAGGCGATAAGATTATCGAGTTAGATGTAGCCGCTACGATTATCAATGACAGAACATATGTACCCTTACGCTTTATTGCTGAAAGTTTGGACAAAAAGGTAGCTTGGGATGGCGAACAAAGACGTGTTGATATTAATTGCAAACCTTTAGAGGATTCCTTGATAGAATTTGATTTGGAGAAAGTTTTCTATGAAGAAGGTATCTTAAAAGCAGAAGGAATCTTCTACAATCGTGGCAATGATACCATTACAAAAGTAAATTATATTGATATCAAAATTTACATGGCTAATAAGGATGGAGAACAAGCCGTTGTGGCTGATCACAGATTCGAAAATATTCCTGTCCAATTAAAGCCGGGCGAAAATGTTGCTTATGTCTTTATCTTTGCAGGCGTACCAGAGTATAAAGATGCTACGTCTTGGGGTTTTGATGCCTATGACCTAGACTATGAATCTACAAAGTGA
- the leuS gene encoding leucine--tRNA ligase, which yields MQERYDFQDLERKWQQAWERDNIYGVTVDPNKEKYYCLEMFPYPSGQLHMGHVRNYSIGDVVARFKTMQGLQVLHPMGWDAFGLPAENAAIKHGVPPAQWTTENIANMRSQLQAMGLSYDWDREVASCYPDYYKWTQWLFLQLYKANLAYKKKANVNWCSSCATVLANEQVVDGACERCDTVVEKKALEQWFFRITDYAQRLLDDLDKLPGWPDKVKTMQENWIGRSEGAEMDFALPEKKGDFEKIRVYTTRQDTIYGVTYLVLAPEHPLVEELLQNNNREEEIRAFIRKVLNLSDIDRTSTDIEKEGIFTGHYCLNPLTGEKVAIWIGNYVLVDYGTGAVMGVPAHDQRDFEFATKYNLPIQVVIQPEGIPDLVAEDMDHAYDEDGILVNSGPFNGMKNREALAAIATELEKDGKGTRKVNFRLRDWLISRQRYWGAPIPIVHCATCGEVPVPDEQLPVMLPKDVEFKPSGESPLRSREDFMNCQCPSCGEPAQRETDTMDTFVCSSWYFLRYCSPKNDDEAFARDDVDYWMNVDQYIGGVEHAILHLLYARFFTKVLSDLNLVGVDEPFENLLTQGMVLMDGAKMSKSKGNVVSPEEIIQRYGADTARLFILFAAPPERDLEWSDRGVEGAHRFLQRVWRLIQAYQEPLRDLSTLMLPHLDASTLNREDKELARQIHYAVKKVTEDVGNRFNFNTAVSAIMELVNAMYLYKEKVPQEKQNLPLFKDGLARLVLILAPFAPHVCEELWKSLGGSGYVHQQPWPTYDEKALVKDEVEIVVQLNGKVKERLSLANGLDVETLKSQVLANERVVALLGGKNVVKVIAVPNRLVNIVVK from the coding sequence ATGCAAGAACGATATGATTTTCAAGATCTAGAAAGAAAATGGCAGCAAGCCTGGGAACGAGATAACATATATGGTGTTACCGTCGATCCGAACAAAGAGAAGTACTATTGTCTTGAAATGTTTCCCTATCCCTCTGGGCAACTGCATATGGGTCACGTGCGTAATTATTCCATCGGTGATGTAGTCGCTCGCTTTAAAACGATGCAAGGCTTGCAAGTACTTCATCCTATGGGCTGGGATGCTTTTGGTTTACCAGCTGAGAATGCGGCCATTAAGCACGGCGTACCGCCAGCACAATGGACAACAGAGAACATTGCTAACATGCGCAGCCAACTGCAAGCAATGGGCCTTTCCTATGACTGGGACAGAGAGGTTGCTTCTTGTTATCCTGATTATTACAAATGGACGCAATGGCTCTTTTTGCAGCTTTATAAAGCCAACTTAGCCTACAAGAAAAAAGCCAATGTAAACTGGTGCTCTTCTTGTGCCACTGTATTGGCCAATGAACAAGTCGTTGACGGTGCTTGTGAGCGTTGTGATACTGTTGTTGAGAAAAAAGCACTGGAGCAATGGTTTTTCCGTATTACAGACTATGCCCAACGTCTCTTAGATGACTTGGATAAGCTGCCAGGCTGGCCTGACAAGGTTAAGACCATGCAAGAGAACTGGATAGGTCGCTCTGAAGGCGCTGAAATGGATTTTGCTTTGCCAGAGAAAAAGGGCGACTTTGAGAAGATTCGCGTCTATACAACGCGTCAAGATACGATTTATGGTGTCACCTACCTCGTATTGGCACCAGAGCATCCTCTAGTAGAAGAATTGCTACAAAACAACAATCGAGAAGAAGAGATTCGAGCGTTTATTCGCAAGGTTCTCAATCTTAGTGATATCGATCGTACTTCGACAGATATTGAGAAAGAAGGTATCTTTACAGGGCATTATTGCTTGAATCCCCTGACGGGTGAAAAAGTAGCCATTTGGATTGGAAACTATGTCCTCGTCGACTATGGTACCGGAGCTGTCATGGGTGTACCGGCTCACGACCAACGGGATTTTGAATTTGCTACTAAATACAATTTACCGATCCAAGTCGTTATTCAGCCAGAAGGAATCCCTGATCTGGTGGCCGAAGACATGGATCACGCTTATGATGAAGATGGTATCCTTGTCAACTCAGGCCCTTTTAACGGGATGAAAAATAGAGAAGCACTGGCAGCTATTGCTACAGAGCTAGAGAAAGACGGAAAAGGGACTCGCAAAGTCAACTTCCGTTTGCGCGATTGGCTGATCTCTCGTCAGCGTTACTGGGGTGCGCCCATCCCAATTGTTCATTGTGCTACTTGTGGGGAAGTACCGGTGCCTGATGAGCAATTGCCTGTTATGCTACCGAAGGATGTAGAATTTAAGCCATCTGGTGAGTCCCCTCTTCGTTCACGGGAAGACTTTATGAATTGTCAGTGCCCGAGCTGTGGTGAACCAGCACAGCGGGAAACTGATACAATGGATACCTTTGTCTGCTCAAGCTGGTACTTCTTGCGCTACTGCTCTCCGAAAAATGATGACGAAGCTTTTGCTCGAGATGATGTAGACTATTGGATGAATGTAGATCAGTACATTGGCGGTGTAGAACATGCTATCTTGCACTTGCTCTATGCTCGTTTCTTCACCAAAGTGTTGTCCGATCTCAACTTAGTTGGTGTCGATGAGCCTTTTGAAAACTTGTTGACCCAGGGTATGGTACTGATGGATGGGGCCAAGATGTCCAAATCAAAAGGCAATGTCGTCAGCCCTGAAGAGATTATCCAGCGTTATGGTGCTGATACAGCGCGACTCTTTATTCTCTTTGCTGCGCCACCAGAGCGGGATCTAGAATGGAGCGATCGTGGCGTAGAAGGCGCTCATCGTTTCTTACAGCGCGTCTGGCGTCTCATTCAGGCTTATCAGGAACCCCTTCGTGACCTTTCCACTTTAATGCTCCCACATCTAGATGCTTCTACGTTGAATCGTGAAGATAAAGAATTGGCTCGTCAGATCCATTACGCTGTCAAAAAAGTAACGGAAGATGTAGGCAATCGCTTTAACTTTAACACGGCTGTTTCAGCCATTATGGAACTGGTCAATGCGATGTACTTGTACAAAGAAAAAGTGCCTCAAGAGAAACAGAACTTGCCATTGTTCAAAGATGGCCTCGCTCGACTCGTTCTTATTCTGGCACCGTTTGCCCCCCATGTCTGTGAGGAACTGTGGAAGAGCCTAGGTGGTAGTGGCTATGTTCACCAGCAACCCTGGCCTACCTATGACGAAAAGGCGCTGGTCAAAGATGAAGTAGAGATTGTGGTGCAGTTGAATGGCAAGGTGAAAGAGCGCTTGTCTCTCGCCAATGGACTTGATGTAGAGACTTTGAAATCTCAGGTTCTTGCCAATGAACGGGTTGTTGCGTTGCTTGGCGGTAAGAATGTAGTTAAGGTAATTGCTGTTCCCAATCGGCTCGTGAATATTGTTGTAAAGTAG
- a CDS encoding class I SAM-dependent DNA methyltransferase has protein sequence MYESFAAFYDRLMVDVDYDGRMDFTEKAFTLSPQKPRRVLDLACGTGAMTKRLLERGYDVIGVDLSPDMLTIAADRNQSFLEDSRLVLLSQDMRRLEMPFQVDAILSFLDSLNYLESYEELSQVLGRVAQVLVKDGLFIADLHTEYKLSTLVGNDVFYEVDDDLAYIWLNHYDETKRAVEMDLTFFVAREGGLYERFEEFHRQQAFSLEEIEKAVSESGLTLQGLYGDLQMNPLEKESERIFLIAQKK, from the coding sequence ATGTATGAATCTTTTGCGGCTTTTTACGATCGCTTAATGGTGGATGTAGATTACGATGGACGGATGGATTTTACCGAAAAAGCTTTCACCTTATCTCCCCAAAAACCTCGTCGTGTTCTTGACCTAGCTTGTGGTACTGGCGCCATGACCAAAAGGCTCTTAGAACGAGGCTATGATGTAATAGGCGTTGATCTATCGCCTGATATGTTGACGATTGCAGCAGACCGAAACCAATCCTTTCTAGAAGATTCTCGCTTGGTGCTTCTATCGCAGGATATGAGGCGCCTAGAGATGCCTTTTCAAGTCGATGCAATCCTGTCTTTTCTAGATAGTCTCAATTACTTAGAATCTTATGAAGAACTATCACAAGTACTTGGACGAGTGGCGCAAGTCTTAGTAAAAGATGGTCTTTTTATCGCCGATCTGCATACGGAATATAAATTGTCTACCCTGGTTGGCAATGATGTTTTTTACGAAGTCGACGATGATCTGGCTTATATTTGGTTAAATCACTACGATGAAACCAAAAGAGCCGTAGAAATGGACCTCACTTTTTTTGTAGCTCGAGAAGGTGGGCTTTATGAACGATTTGAGGAGTTTCATCGCCAGCAAGCCTTTTCTCTAGAAGAGATCGAAAAAGCTGTGTCTGAGTCTGGATTGACTTTGCAAGGTCTTTACGGAGACCTACAGATGAATCCACTGGAAAAAGAAAGTGAAAGAATTTTTCTGATAGCACAGAAAAAATAG
- the rsfS gene encoding ribosome silencing factor, which translates to MDSKDLAIRLAEAASEKKASDILLLDVREKSRFTDYFVICTGNSTPQVQAICQNIEDSMKELGQQPLRIEGYREGRWVLVDLGDVVVHIFRPESRDYYSLERLWGDAPRAIEPNFAEFATV; encoded by the coding sequence ATGGATAGCAAAGATTTGGCCATCCGACTTGCCGAAGCGGCATCAGAAAAAAAAGCAAGTGATATTCTTTTGCTAGATGTACGTGAAAAATCAAGATTTACCGATTATTTTGTGATCTGTACAGGAAATTCAACACCACAAGTACAGGCCATATGTCAAAACATTGAAGATAGCATGAAAGAGTTGGGTCAGCAACCCTTACGGATTGAAGGGTATCGTGAAGGACGATGGGTATTGGTCGATCTCGGTGATGTGGTGGTTCATATCTTCCGTCCTGAATCAAGAGACTATTATTCTTTAGAAAGACTCTGGGGCGATGCGCCTCGGGCTATTGAGCCGAACTTTGCTGAATTTGCTACGGTTTAA